Proteins encoded together in one Epinephelus lanceolatus isolate andai-2023 chromosome 4, ASM4190304v1, whole genome shotgun sequence window:
- the hepacama gene encoding hepatic and glial cell adhesion molecule a, whose protein sequence is MKVERKTSSTGDSFTDIPPLLTLFGLLLLFFTGEVSGVNVTSQTQVVRGTVGKEALLSVSYSSSSSDKPVIKWQLKRDKEKPITVVQSIGTDIIGNLRPEYRNRILVFENGSLLLHNLQLSDEGAYEVEISITDDTFTGEHYIELTVDVPTSRPYIQMMASSVLEYSEHFNLHCSHDNGTKPIYGWLKGGKVLTNDTRLLLSHDQKVLTISRVVMSDDDIYVCTVENPISSMKSMPVRLTVYRRSSLYIILSTGGIFLLITLVTVCACWKPSKKKHRPVPQRAPIYLEQSENGHDVDVVPKPTTLGRRSPMPLYVLNEDETLERLEECSGNASIQSEMSIPATYAPVLPPSSNRTERPIWSTPRRYPRSPSPLAQPLPQPLPGPPPRPLRSPAHSPGSSPRSFSPIRKVRPPVGIPTSHLPVEAECPDPCDQTHCPSQQ, encoded by the exons GTGAGGTGTCAGGGGTGAATGTGACCAGCCAAACCCAGGTGGTGAGGGGCACGGTGGGCAAAGAGGCCCTCTTGTCAGTCAGCTactccagcagcagctccgACAAGCCTGTGATTAAGTGGCAGCTGAAGAGGGACAAAGAGAAACCCATCACCGTTGTGCAGTCCATAGGAACGGACATCATAGGGAACCTGAGGCCAGAGTACCGCAACCGTATCCTGGTGTTTGAGAACGGGTCGCTGCTGCTTCACAACCTGCAGCTGTCAGACGAAGGGGCGTACGAAGTCGAGATCTCCATCACAGATGACACCTTCACTGGAGAGCACTACATTGAGCTCACTGTGGACG TCCCCACGTCCAGACCTTACATCCAGATGATGGCCTCGTCCGTCCTGGAGTACAGCGAGCACTTTAACCTCCACTGCTCCCACGATAACGGCACAAAGCCCATCTACGGTTGGCTGAAGGGAGGCAAGGTGCTGACCAATGACACACGCCTGCTGCTTTCACATGACCAAAAGGTGCTGACCATCTCACGCGTTGTGATGTCAGATGATGACATATACGTCTGCACAGTGGAGAACCCCATCAGCAGCATGAAGAGCATGCCTGTCAGGCTCACTGTCTACA GACGGAGCTCGCTATACATCATCCTGTCCACCGGGGGCATATTCCTCCTCATCACCCTGGTGACAGTGTGTGCCTGTTGGAAACCATCCAA aAAGAAGCATCGACCCGTCCCCCAAAGAGCTCCCATCTATTTGGAGCAGAGTGAAAATGGCCACGATG TTGATGTTGTTCCCAAACCAACTACACTTGGTCGGAGGAGTCCCATGCCTCTTTATGTTCTCAATGAAGAT GAGACTCTGGAGCGGTTAGAAGAATGTTCTGGCAATGCCAGCATCCAATCAGAAATGAGTATCCCTGCTACCTATGCTCCAGTGCTTCCCCCCTCCTCCAACAGAACTGAGCGGCCCATCTGGTCTACCCCTCGCAGATACCCCCGCAGCCCCTCTCCCCTGGCACAGCCTCTCCCACAGCCCCTTCCAGGTCCTCCCCCACGCCCCCTCCGCTCACCTGCTCACTCCCCTGGTTCATCTCCACGCAGCTTCAGCCCAATAAGAAAGGTCCGTCCGCCAGTAGGCATCCCCACCAGCCACCTGCCTGTAGAGGCAGAGTGTCCCGACCCTTGTGATCAGACTCACTGTCCATCACAGCAGTGA